In Desulfopila inferna, a single window of DNA contains:
- a CDS encoding metal ABC transporter solute-binding protein, Zn/Mn family yields the protein MPDQVFVSILPQKFFVEQIGGDTVDVQVMVQPGANPATYEPKPSQMVMLASSSAYFAIGVPFENVWLDKISGTNPAIKIIHTDEGIDKIAMDTSHKHEDDTGGEHKQRHNLARKAQDPHIWLSPTLVKKQAAIIYSALVDLFPDKSSLFQTNYTRFTAELEALHHELQDLLKEHRGKRFMVFHPSWGYFAREYGLEQIAIEIEGKTPKPAQLAELIEYAREHEIKVVFAQQQFSQKSASIIAREIDGEVRVVDPLAENWVANMKKAAHTFSVAVQ from the coding sequence ATGCCTGATCAGGTGTTTGTCTCTATTCTTCCCCAGAAATTCTTTGTGGAGCAGATCGGCGGAGATACGGTGGATGTTCAGGTTATGGTTCAACCCGGAGCAAATCCCGCGACCTATGAACCAAAACCGTCACAGATGGTAATGCTCGCTTCCAGTAGTGCCTATTTCGCCATCGGCGTTCCTTTTGAAAACGTCTGGCTGGATAAAATCAGCGGCACCAACCCTGCCATAAAGATTATCCATACCGATGAAGGCATAGATAAGATCGCCATGGATACCTCTCACAAGCACGAGGACGACACCGGAGGTGAACATAAGCAACGCCACAACCTTGCACGAAAGGCACAAGATCCGCATATCTGGCTATCTCCAACCCTGGTGAAAAAACAGGCAGCAATTATTTACTCAGCCCTGGTTGATCTTTTTCCCGACAAATCCTCACTTTTTCAGACCAACTATACACGATTTACAGCGGAGCTGGAGGCGCTGCATCACGAGCTGCAGGATCTCCTCAAGGAGCACCGCGGCAAACGTTTTATGGTCTTCCATCCTTCTTGGGGATACTTTGCCCGGGAGTACGGGCTTGAGCAGATTGCCATAGAAATCGAGGGCAAAACCCCTAAACCTGCGCAGCTGGCAGAATTGATAGAATACGCAAGAGAGCATGAAATCAAAGTGGTTTTTGCCCAGCAGCAGTTCTCACAAAAAAGCGCCTCGATCATTGCCAGGGAGATAGACGGCGAAGTCAGAGTAGTCGATCCCCTGGCGGAAAACTGGGTTGCCAATATGAAAAAAGCCGCCCACACATTTTCAGTGGCTGTTCAATAG
- a CDS encoding intermembrane phospholipid transport protein YdbH family protein produces MPRKGLFIAGIIAFILLIGAVVFLLLPTIANQFLLSATAGKIPFSQHELRLLRVSPWHLEGTIFLGEKDKPGIVVPRFSLHYAPEDLLKKEIRSLHIESAVIHLEQREGRLTVRGLQKRVPAKEERTPMDMQSLPLGVDEIILRNGAIVYHKEKSDVSLLGVDGGISLQYRTGSDGEKELQSLKCSLQTSGALPAGLEAAVQSTTTGYEISFDMSITDIADAVEFVPEAGINEIDGQLKLSGTLQAGKTGGISRYTGAAELEGFRLNGIGFILENEEAQSPVVLQLQGDTAKVQYRLDGLIFSDPEQSTVELSGTYGFEDGEAEGTVTLVPQRTGTPLMMDYQGTLLATTALMKYRLYGEPVTFGKTLNIKGYSAEGDVSIQGQTILGNMTMHVDEITVEEHDLALINLNLDFPFSYPQTVNGAAVSGNGSIETIRYQGVDSGRLQASITPSAEKLYLDTLLTSPLHNELEISCSGSVNMELETMLSCSLPEVEISSSALPAYITLPQSVSFTGKIAGELDLKMRDFRPSGSMQLQYSEGNATFNEHTLSNISAGLEFPELPRIRSSASQLITIGSIDLGEISMSDAQIYLRIDDPQTLFVERLRVKWSKGRVEAAGFKVYQDMEQLETTFYCDRLGLTELLNQFGIGDAEGEGSLNGRLPVIISRDGLVFDDGFLFSTPGKSGIVRFRNTEQLRQGMEAMERSPYLEYTMDALQNFSYNWTKLTFNTEQEMLLLSLQLDGKPSEPLPYGFIDGQIASTAEGSGIQYPLRVDLNFSLPLSELFRYGKNIQSFMENM; encoded by the coding sequence ATGCCCAGGAAAGGCCTCTTTATCGCCGGTATCATAGCTTTTATTCTGCTTATCGGCGCCGTTGTTTTTCTGCTCCTGCCAACCATCGCCAATCAGTTTCTCCTTTCCGCGACAGCCGGGAAAATACCCTTCTCTCAACATGAACTGCGTCTCTTAAGGGTCTCACCCTGGCATCTGGAAGGCACGATTTTTCTGGGTGAAAAGGATAAACCAGGTATCGTGGTACCCCGTTTTTCTCTGCATTATGCTCCAGAAGATCTTCTCAAAAAAGAGATTCGATCGCTGCATATCGAATCTGCCGTCATTCATCTGGAACAAAGAGAAGGGCGGCTTACCGTGCGCGGCCTGCAGAAGCGAGTTCCAGCCAAGGAGGAGCGGACTCCCATGGATATGCAGTCATTGCCGCTTGGCGTCGATGAAATCATCCTGAGAAACGGTGCCATTGTTTACCATAAAGAGAAATCCGATGTCTCTCTTCTTGGAGTTGACGGGGGAATATCTCTGCAATATCGGACTGGATCAGACGGTGAAAAGGAACTGCAGTCTCTCAAATGCAGCCTGCAAACCAGCGGTGCTTTGCCGGCCGGTCTTGAAGCCGCCGTACAATCGACGACGACGGGATACGAGATATCCTTCGATATGAGTATTACCGATATAGCCGATGCTGTTGAATTTGTGCCCGAAGCCGGGATAAACGAAATTGACGGGCAACTGAAACTGAGCGGCACTCTGCAGGCGGGCAAAACAGGTGGCATATCGCGGTATACCGGTGCTGCCGAACTTGAAGGGTTCCGATTGAACGGCATCGGCTTCATCCTGGAAAATGAAGAAGCTCAATCACCAGTCGTCCTTCAGCTTCAAGGAGATACCGCAAAGGTTCAATATCGGTTGGACGGGTTGATTTTCAGCGACCCTGAACAAAGTACTGTTGAACTTAGCGGAACCTATGGCTTTGAGGATGGAGAAGCGGAAGGCACAGTTACTCTGGTACCACAAAGAACCGGAACGCCGCTCATGATGGATTATCAGGGTACACTTTTGGCGACAACTGCATTGATGAAGTATCGTTTATACGGTGAACCGGTCACTTTCGGGAAGACCCTGAACATCAAGGGGTATAGTGCGGAGGGTGATGTCAGCATTCAGGGACAAACCATCTTGGGCAATATGACTATGCACGTAGATGAAATAACCGTAGAGGAACATGATCTTGCCTTGATTAATCTTAACCTGGATTTTCCCTTTAGTTATCCTCAAACCGTAAATGGTGCAGCAGTGTCCGGAAATGGTTCGATAGAGACGATTCGTTACCAGGGAGTTGACAGCGGCAGGCTGCAGGCATCCATTACCCCCTCTGCAGAGAAGTTATATCTGGATACTCTGCTGACTTCACCGCTGCATAATGAGCTGGAAATTTCCTGCAGCGGCTCTGTAAATATGGAATTAGAGACAATGCTCTCCTGCAGTCTGCCGGAAGTTGAAATATCATCTTCTGCATTGCCTGCATATATAACTCTTCCCCAATCTGTCTCCTTTACCGGGAAAATTGCCGGTGAGCTTGACCTGAAAATGCGTGATTTCCGCCCTTCCGGCAGTATGCAGCTGCAATATAGTGAGGGAAATGCGACATTCAACGAGCATACACTGTCGAATATTTCTGCAGGTCTCGAGTTTCCCGAACTGCCCAGGATTCGCAGCAGCGCCAGCCAGCTTATTACCATCGGTTCCATTGACCTTGGTGAGATCAGCATGTCGGATGCGCAGATATATCTACGAATTGATGATCCGCAAACACTCTTTGTCGAACGCTTGCGGGTGAAATGGAGCAAGGGAAGAGTAGAGGCTGCAGGATTTAAGGTTTATCAGGATATGGAACAGCTTGAAACCACATTCTACTGTGATAGACTGGGGTTAACCGAACTGCTGAATCAGTTCGGTATTGGAGATGCCGAGGGTGAAGGCTCCCTCAATGGCAGACTGCCGGTTATCATCAGCAGGGACGGCTTGGTCTTCGATGATGGATTTCTGTTTTCCACTCCCGGGAAGAGTGGTATAGTACGATTCAGGAATACGGAGCAGTTGCGCCAGGGAATGGAGGCTATGGAAAGATCTCCTTATCTGGAGTATACCATGGACGCCCTGCAGAACTTCTCCTATAACTGGACCAAGCTGACCTTTAATACAGAGCAGGAGATGTTGCTGCTTTCTCTGCAGCTTGACGGTAAACCGTCGGAGCCTCTCCCCTATGGCTTCATAGATGGTCAAATCGCGAGTACTGCTGAAGGCTCCGGAATTCAATATCCTCTCAGGGTCGATTTGAATTTTAGTCTGCCGTTGAGCGAGTTGTTTCGCTACGGGAAAAATATTCAATCCTTTATGGAGAATATGTGA
- a CDS encoding YnbE family lipoprotein, with amino-acid sequence MKCLLAPALFCGLLAMILSSAACTRHNVQVEPIEVKPIHITIDVNVRVDRALDDFFSDLDEVKAE; translated from the coding sequence ATGAAATGTTTATTAGCACCGGCTCTGTTCTGCGGTCTGCTCGCGATGATTCTTAGCTCCGCAGCCTGCACCAGACATAATGTGCAAGTCGAACCTATTGAGGTAAAGCCGATTCATATCACCATAGATGTCAACGTCAGGGTAGATAGGGCTCTTGATGATTTCTTCAGTGATCTGGATGAAGTCAAGGCAGAATAA
- a CDS encoding YdbL family protein produces MNLTRNSFILLVFTCIFLILPVAVHSASVKERMAARIPAIDALKDQGVIGENNAGFLEYRTAEKPQQELIAAENADRDLVYKAIGDSQKAPANLVGQRRAKMIAEKGSPGHWFQRPDGEWYKK; encoded by the coding sequence ATGAACCTTACCCGTAACTCATTTATCCTTCTTGTTTTTACCTGTATATTTCTGATCCTACCGGTTGCCGTACATTCAGCCTCGGTCAAAGAACGAATGGCGGCACGGATTCCTGCTATAGATGCTTTAAAAGATCAGGGGGTTATAGGGGAAAACAATGCGGGTTTCCTTGAATATCGCACGGCGGAAAAACCGCAGCAGGAACTTATTGCCGCTGAAAATGCAGATAGAGATCTCGTTTACAAGGCGATAGGCGATAGTCAGAAAGCTCCCGCTAACCTGGTAGGCCAGCGACGCGCCAAAATGATCGCTGAAAAGGGATCGCCCGGGCACTGGTTTCAAAGACCCGATGGAGAATGGTACAAAAAATAA
- a CDS encoding mannose-1-phosphate guanylyltransferase/mannose-6-phosphate isomerase: MIPVIMAGGTGSRLWPLSRMLYPKQFMALEGEESLLQNTLKRLHGMNCSPAIVISNEEHRFIVAEQLRLIGEKAGPLILEPVGRSTAPAAALAAIEALSQEEDPVLLIMAADHVIKDVPAFQKTVVEALKIAEMDKLVTFGIVPTEAETGYGYIRAKGLTSTLNSADEPAYPVDEFVEKPDLETARLYLDSGDYFWNSGMFMFKARRYLEELEIHSPEILRACRAAMKHTSKDLEFYRVDRAQFEDCPSDSIDYAVMEKTRDAYVVPLNVQWNDIGSWSALWDIAEKDENNNVLKGDILLNEVRNCYINTTGKLVAAVGLEDIVVVNTPDAVLVATKDKVQNVKEIVETLKKQGRTEHYNHREVYRPWGKYDSVDTGDRYQVKRITVKPGAKLSQQMHHHRAEHWVVVSGTARIEKGDDTILLTENQSIYIPLGTTHSLENPGKIPLELIEVQSGSYLGEDDIIRFGDVYGRV, from the coding sequence ATGATTCCGGTAATAATGGCAGGTGGCACTGGAAGCCGGCTCTGGCCCTTGAGCCGCATGTTATATCCAAAGCAATTTATGGCCCTGGAAGGCGAAGAATCCCTGCTGCAGAACACGCTCAAGCGGCTTCATGGAATGAACTGCTCTCCTGCGATCGTCATAAGCAATGAAGAGCATCGCTTTATTGTAGCGGAACAGCTTCGCCTGATCGGCGAAAAAGCAGGACCCCTTATTCTCGAGCCAGTTGGACGGAGCACGGCCCCGGCGGCGGCCCTGGCCGCCATTGAAGCATTAAGCCAGGAAGAAGATCCCGTTCTTCTGATCATGGCTGCGGATCATGTCATCAAGGACGTTCCTGCCTTCCAGAAAACAGTAGTCGAGGCTTTGAAAATCGCAGAGATGGATAAACTGGTTACTTTCGGCATCGTCCCCACCGAGGCGGAAACCGGTTACGGTTATATTCGGGCAAAGGGGCTTACATCAACTTTGAACAGCGCCGATGAGCCCGCCTATCCGGTCGACGAATTCGTGGAAAAACCGGATCTGGAAACGGCCCGGCTCTACCTCGACAGCGGAGACTACTTCTGGAACAGCGGTATGTTCATGTTCAAGGCCAGGCGCTACCTCGAAGAATTGGAAATTCACAGTCCCGAAATTTTACGGGCCTGCAGGGCTGCCATGAAGCACACATCGAAAGATCTTGAGTTTTATCGTGTCGATAGAGCTCAATTTGAAGACTGCCCCAGTGATTCCATCGATTATGCCGTAATGGAAAAGACCAGAGATGCCTATGTTGTGCCTCTTAACGTTCAATGGAATGATATCGGCAGCTGGTCGGCACTCTGGGATATCGCTGAAAAAGATGAGAACAACAATGTTCTGAAAGGAGACATCCTCCTCAATGAAGTTCGCAACTGTTATATAAACACCACCGGTAAACTTGTTGCTGCTGTCGGTCTTGAAGATATTGTTGTTGTCAACACCCCGGATGCCGTTCTTGTGGCCACCAAAGACAAGGTTCAAAATGTAAAGGAGATTGTCGAAACCCTGAAGAAACAGGGGAGGACAGAGCATTATAACCACCGGGAAGTTTATCGGCCCTGGGGGAAATATGATTCAGTTGATACCGGAGATCGCTATCAAGTGAAACGTATCACGGTCAAGCCGGGAGCGAAGCTTTCTCAGCAGATGCACCACCACAGAGCGGAGCACTGGGTTGTTGTCAGCGGTACAGCCAGAATTGAAAAAGGAGACGACACAATTCTGCTCACGGAAAACCAATCAATCTACATTCCGCTGGGCACCACCCATTCTCTCGAGAATCCGGGAAAAATTCCGTTGGAGCTGATTGAGGTTCAATCAGGGTCTTATCTTGGCGAAGACGATATCATCAGGTTTGGAGATGTGTACGGCCGGGTATAG
- a CDS encoding MraY family glycosyltransferase — MVESVLVSFVLGGLGAACIYFFGKDLGFIDIPNHRSSHRKPIPKGGGIGILAAFLLLSMLTRIPLLFSASVSIISLFGLLGDRRDISPRLRLTVQFICALLAVLVYFDRDSAGTLEYFLLPVWIFFIVGTANFYNFMDGINGIAAITGAVAFGFLAFFLHLENLEPSFGIISASLAFGCLGFLPFNIPRARVFMGDVGSILLGFVFAVIVFRITDSILDFLCFSSLLFPFYIDELSTMVIRLKNGENLTQAHRLHLYQIVANEKKMAHWKVSLLYGLLQCIVAIGVFSLKPMGIMAVLLFLFLASAGFLLLSFCIRARLRFGEETKKPV; from the coding sequence CGGAGGACTTGGAGCAGCATGCATTTATTTTTTTGGAAAAGATCTCGGATTCATAGATATTCCAAATCACCGAAGTTCACATAGGAAGCCTATTCCTAAAGGCGGCGGTATCGGCATTCTCGCTGCATTTCTACTTCTCTCCATGCTTACCAGGATTCCTTTGCTTTTCTCCGCTTCCGTCAGCATAATTTCTTTATTTGGCCTGCTTGGCGATCGCAGGGACATATCTCCCCGGCTGCGGTTGACAGTTCAATTTATTTGCGCATTGCTGGCAGTTCTCGTTTATTTTGATCGTGATTCAGCCGGCACACTGGAATACTTTCTCCTGCCTGTTTGGATTTTTTTTATTGTCGGAACTGCCAATTTTTATAATTTCATGGATGGTATCAATGGCATTGCCGCCATCACCGGTGCTGTTGCTTTTGGATTTCTTGCTTTTTTTCTTCATCTTGAAAACCTTGAGCCATCCTTTGGTATCATTTCGGCATCTCTGGCTTTTGGCTGTCTTGGATTTTTGCCCTTCAATATCCCACGGGCACGTGTCTTCATGGGGGATGTGGGGAGCATACTGCTCGGTTTTGTTTTCGCCGTCATCGTCTTTAGAATTACAGATTCGATTCTTGATTTTCTGTGTTTTTCATCCCTGCTTTTTCCATTCTACATAGATGAACTCTCAACCATGGTTATTCGCCTGAAAAATGGGGAAAATCTCACCCAAGCCCACCGCTTGCACCTCTATCAGATTGTTGCCAACGAGAAAAAAATGGCGCACTGGAAGGTTTCTCTGTTATACGGCCTGTTGCAGTGTATTGTCGCCATTGGGGTGTTCTCGTTAAAGCCCATGGGAATCATGGCGGTTCTGCTGTTTCTTTTTCTTGCTTCAGCGGGTTTTCTGCTGTTAAGCTTCTGCATAAGGGCACGGCTCAGGTTTGGTGAAGAAACGAAAAAACCAGTTTAA